A single window of Dermochelys coriacea isolate rDerCor1 chromosome 2, rDerCor1.pri.v4, whole genome shotgun sequence DNA harbors:
- the SLC66A2 gene encoding solute carrier family 66 member 2 isoform X4 has translation MEADGLEWLVVPMHQLVSWGAAGAMVFGGVVPYIPQYRDIKRTQNAEGFSTYVCLVLLVANILRILFWFGRHFESPLLWQSIIMIITMLLMLKLCTEVRVSNELNVKRRSFSAADSKDEEIKAPPKRSYLVSRWC, from the exons ATGGAGGCAGATGGCTTGGAGTGGCTGGTGGTTCCAATGCACCAGCTGGTTTCCTGGGGTGCAGCTGGTGCAATGGTATTTGGAGGTGTGGTGCCATACATCCCCCAGTACAGAGACATCAAAAGGACACAGAATGCAGAGGGCTTTTCAACCTACGTGTGTCTAGTATTATTAGTAGCAAATATTTTGAGAATACTCTTTTG GTTTGGAAGGCATTTTGAGTCCCCTCTTCTGTGGCAAAGCATTATCATGATCATTACTATGTTACTGATGCTGAAACTATGCACTGAAGTACGTGTGTCAAATGAACTGAACGTAAAACGTCGCTCCTTTTCAG CTGCAGATAGTAAAGATGAAGAAATCAAAGCACCTCCCAAGAGATCCTATCTGG
- the SLC66A2 gene encoding solute carrier family 66 member 2 isoform X5 produces MEADGLEWLVVPMHQLVSWGAAGAMVFGGVVPYIPQYRDIKRTQNAEGFSTYVCLVLLVANILRILFWFGRHFESPLLWQSIIMIITMLLMLKLCTEVRVSNELNVKRRSFSVSRWC; encoded by the exons ATGGAGGCAGATGGCTTGGAGTGGCTGGTGGTTCCAATGCACCAGCTGGTTTCCTGGGGTGCAGCTGGTGCAATGGTATTTGGAGGTGTGGTGCCATACATCCCCCAGTACAGAGACATCAAAAGGACACAGAATGCAGAGGGCTTTTCAACCTACGTGTGTCTAGTATTATTAGTAGCAAATATTTTGAGAATACTCTTTTG GTTTGGAAGGCATTTTGAGTCCCCTCTTCTGTGGCAAAGCATTATCATGATCATTACTATGTTACTGATGCTGAAACTATGCACTGAAGTACGTGTGTCAAATGAACTGAACGTAAAACGTCGCTCCTTTTCAG